The Silene latifolia isolate original U9 population chromosome X, ASM4854445v1, whole genome shotgun sequence genome contains the following window.
taaataggaaaaaaatgttaatgaaaattatcagtgttaactgttaagtaatataaagagttttaatcactttattaacatattatattataaaaattaattaaataagaaaaatttttaattaatttggtgggtgttaagtattatgaagagttttaatcaatttattaccatgtttaattaaaaaaaatgaattaaataggaaaaaatgttaataaaaatggtgtgtggtaagtaatatgaagagttttaatcagtaagttttaattaatttattaacatgttttattataaaaatttcaattaaaatttcaattttaattataaattataaattttattaacatgttttatcacaaaaatttcaattaaaatgtaaatttctaagggttacataaattttggaaaacaatatatttaatatacaaaaatcatttaagaatatagataatatcttttaatattatagataagtgaattaaattaatttatagataaatgaattaaattaatgtcatgtaataataaattaatgtcGGTTGATGAAGTGAGAGGAAAAAGGGGGATTGTTGTTGTCGGTAGGAACAATGATGATAAGAGACGGGGTAATTAGGTATGAATGTGTGTGTGACATTTGGGTTATGCGAtgtctacgtggctttttttATCCTACGTGGCATTATTTAAGTGGACTTAATTGGTTATTTTAGGgtacccttttaataatatttatatattggttaagtcgacgtaattgattaattaagttggtaAACCCCGACCTAAGATCGAAAGCCTGGTAAGGGTTAGACCTGTCACACACATTAGAGTGCCCTAGTAAGTTGCGAGAGCCCGCtagaagcattctagggcgaatagcggaccgagaggaccttttcactgccCTATAGACCGGTAATTGAGACTGACCTTTGACCCTACCTATGACCCGTAATAATCCATGGTGAACCGATGTCCTAGCTCCTTCCTCTTATATTTTTCTCGACTTAATTTCCCTCTTtaaacccttttattttattactttagtttagaacacaaataAAACAAACCCCTTTTGATTACTTAGACATACTTAATTTGACAAGTAGAACGCTAAaggcctccctgtggatacgatcccgacttccctagctatattagttagagaccagttggtttatttttgataggttgcgacagcctCATCAAGCACCTCCAAACTCGAGCTCGCCCTTTTCCCCTGCCAGCCGCCTATAAGTCGATTTGACCGTGTATGTGCCATCCTTTTCCTCAACCCAGTACCAAAAGTCACAAGGTCGATTTGGAGTGACCCGGATGTTATATATCCTTTCCTGCTCGAAATTCAAGAAAAGCGTGTTAACCAGGTCATGCCACCATCCCCCTCCGTTCTCGTCCAACAGCTCAGCTACCCTCATGGCCTCATAACCCACTACCTTTGGAGACAAGATACGGCCTGTTTGCGTACTAGGAACCCATGCATCCTGCCAAACTCTCGTCGACGTCCTATCCCTAAACCCCATGCCTCTCGTGCCTTTCGGTTGACTTAACTTCCTCCAAGCCACCCAACCGATCCCCCTCTTGCCTTCCTCGTGACCCCACCAAAAACGAGATATCATCGATCTCAGCTCATCACAAAAGTTGATGGGAATCTTgaaaatactcataacataggtagggagtgaattggctACCGCCTTTAAGAGAACCTCCTTACCCGCCCTAGACAATGTTTTCCCTCTCTAACCAGAAAGTCTTTTGCTGAGCTTGTCCCGAAGAATATTCGTTATTACCTTCTTAGAGCGCCCTACCACCGTTGGCAAACCAAGGTACCTCTCTTGCTCCTCCACCTCAACAATGCCCAACCTCGTCGCAAGGTTACTTCTCTTTTGTCGTGGAACACCCTTACTAAAGGAGATAGTAGTTGTCTCTAAATTTACCAGTTGGCCAGATGCACTTTCGTAGCGGTTCAAGATAGACTGAACTGTCCTTGCCTCCTCCAACGTAGCTTTCATGAAAAAAATACTATCGTCGGCAAAGAGTAAGTGCGATATTGGTGGTGCATTCGGGCAAATGCGAACCACATGTAAGTATTCAACTCTACAGCTCGTCATAACAAACTTGATAAAACTTCTGCACATAAAATGAATAAGTAGGGCGAAAGAGGGTCACCCTGTCGGAGGCCTCTCGTTGGACGAAACTTAGTGGATGGGCAGCCATTAGTAGGCACTCAGAAGGAAACCGTCGACACGCAATCCATAACTCGCTCAATCCATCCCCTATAGAACCCCATTGTAGACAACACATGCTCCAAGAAAAGCCATTCGACCATATCATACGCCTTCGCCATGTCTAGTTTGATAGCCACGAACCCTTCGGTATTATTCAAATATTTCATGTAATGAAAACCTCGAAAGCTATCATAACGTTGTCCGTAATTGCTCTTCCGGGAGTAAAGGCACTTTGGTTTTCCGAAACAATCTCACCAAGGAAGAGCTTCAAGCGGTTGACGAGTACTTTAGATACTAATTTGTACGCAACATTGCAAAGACTTATGGGCCGAAAATCACGTATCTTATTAGGAGCTTTCTTCTTCGGGATGAGAACGATGTTTGTCTTATTCAAATCCCGAGATGACCGACTACCACGCAATATTGCCAACACTGTATCAACCACATCCGGACCCACTGGACTCCAATAGGTTTGATAAAACAAATCATTCATCCCGCCAGACCCCGGTGCTTTCAACGGGTGCATTTGGTTCAGAGCGTCGACCACTACTTCTTCTGTATAATCGCGACTAAGCTGCTCGTTCATTTCAGCCGTGACTCGATTTTCCAGGCCCGACAAGACTTCATCTGGGACGGTTGGCTTAGAAGATAAAAACAATACTTGAAAGTAGGTGTTCGCCACCTGAGCAACGGTCTCATCCCCTTCTCTTACAGCCCATTGTCGTCCACCAGCTTTGAAATATGGTTCTTACGTTTTCTCTCGGAAGCCCGAGTATGGAAAATTTTTGTATTCTTATCTCCGTCTTTCAACCACAGAGCACAAGATCGCTGCCTCCAAAACTGTTCTTCTTGCCGTCTCATATTTGCAATTTCGGCCATGAGCTTCTTCCTTTTGTGAACATTTTCAGCCGTCCTCGGTCCCTCATTTAGTTTCCCCACCTGTTTAAGTTTGCGCCCAATATTTTtcccaatgcaatttatattcgTCCCCTTCCAGGCCCGCAGCTCCCTCGCACACTCTTCAAGCACCCTCACCAAGCTCCCTCTTCCTCTCTCCACACCTCTATCAACAGCCTCGCTACATCCCTCCGCCCCAACCCATATTTGCTCGAACTTGAAATTTCGCGGTCTCGCCCCCCTCCCCCCATTATCTCTCCTATTTAAGACTAGCTTAATAGGAGCATGATCCGACCATTCCCGAGCTAGGTAGAAGAGCCTAGCAAACGGGAACAAATCAGTCCACGCAGTCGTACAAAGGGCCCTATCGAGCATGCTTTGTCGATTCGATTCACCAACTTGCCCATTGTCGAACGAAAAATATATCCTTCCCATGAAACATCCCTTAGGCCACACTCATCAATAGCATCCCGAAAGTTGTTCATTTTCCACTGCGGTCTACTCCCTCCCTTCATCTCCGTCGAGTAGAGTATCTCGTTGAAGTCGCCCATACAAACCCAAGGCAGCTGAAATTCATTACTTAGGAGTCTAAGCAATTCCCATGAAAGATGGCGATCCGAAACAGCCGGCCAACCATAGAACCCCGTAATCCTCCAATCACCCTCAGTATTGCGGACTGTAAAGTCCATATGATGAACGTACGCCGACATAAGAATACAATCGACATCCTTTCGCCATAACATCGCTAGTCCACCTGAACGTCCCATGCTATCCACTTGGATCCGAAAATAACCATCTAATTTCTCCTTCACCTTCCTCATCTCACGACCACACAGTTTAGTTTCACACAAAAAAAGTATGGCTGAGGCCTCTCTCCATACCAACGAACGGAGCGCACTTACTGCATCGAggttgcccaagccccgacaGTTGATGCTTAGGGCATTCATTGGGCCCAGCGGGGTTGACCAccgtcaacctccgcctcaggtatcAAGACGCTCCAGTCTAAGTTCGATTTCAACCTCTTAATAGCCCCGTCTCCACCCACTTCCTCCCTAGCCCTTTTAATAGCTCCATGCTCCCCTTCGGCCTGTTCTCCATCCTTTCTCCCTCCTGCCTCGCCATCTCTCACAAACCTACACCAACCTCTACCACTTCCCTCCACACCCCTGCCTGTCCCAACACCCCCAGTCGCCACACCTTTCTCCTCGGTCTGCCCATTCGTATCCATCAACCCCACTGTCAGCCAATTTGAAATCCCAACTCCCATTCCTTCTCCCCCTCCCTCATCATATTGCACCAGCAGAACTCTCTCCACATTTCCCCCATACGCATTTTCACCCTCCCCATTCCCACCTGCTACCATATTTCCTTTCCCTCTCGTAACCTCTCGTTCCTCCCTCACATCTTTTGGTTCACTCCTCGAACTTCTCCCAATTTTCTTGGAACGGAGGTCCAAAGCAATATTTTTTAGTTTAGTAATCATAGTTGTTATAGCATCTTCAGACTCCTCCTTCTCTACTTCATCAAATTTTGCGTTCAAGTTCTTCGCTGCCTTGCCCGACCCCTCCTTGGACGTTTTAGTAACCTTCCAAGGCGAAGCACGAAGCCATTCACCATATTTCAAATCCTCTTCCTCATATGGACCATCTTCACAGTCCTTTTCCCCatacccaatcaaaccataaccATAGCAGAAAGTTGGAAGTCGTTCGTATTTAACATTAAAGGATGTCGTTTGCCCCCCTTCATTCGAATAGGAATAGAGGCCTTTAACGGGTCTCTAATGTCATATAAAACTCGCACACGGATAGCCCTATCAAGTTCTGGGTTCGGACCATACTCAAAATGAATAAACTTCCCCAAGCAGTCCCCCAATCGTTTCGCATTTGAACTACAAGTTCTACCTGCTATATGGAGGTCATAGACCCTCGCCCAAATTGGAAACCGAACCAGAGATGTGTCCGTGACCTTACCTGATTGGTTGGGTTCGTCAAAGCACCACATAAACTTGTCAAAATGCCAAGGTTGTCCCTCCAATACTCGTGCCCTATCGCGCTCTGATTCGAAACGGAAAATAAAAGTCTTCTCTCTTGTGTCGAGAAAATTGCCCATAACAGGATTTGAAGGATTCCATAATTTGATCATCGTCTCGACCGCAGCTTTAACATTTATTGCTCTGGATTCCTATAATTTACCCACGAGAAGAATTTTATCTCCCATCCGTCGATGCCCCCTCATCGTCCCATTCGAACAACCCCTCAGCCGTGCCCATAGGCTCTTTGCCATCCAGGTGTTAGCCCCTCGATCCACCTTCCATTAGCACCTGCACATAAAAGAAAAGACAAAAGAAGAAAACAACAGCGTAGCCCAGGCTCACGAGGAGAATCGTGAGAGAGCCTCGAGAAAGAGGAGAAAAAACGAAGATTTTAGGACGGAACCCTAGGAAACCCTAGGACCGATTGGTCATGAGTACGTTGTGCCAATATTTTTAGATGTTTGTTATATCATACGGAACCTCATTTTTTTTAGCAACAATAATTTCAAGCTATAAGTTACTCCAATGGTAAAGCCAATTTACTATTAGCTTGATGAGACCTAACTAACACACTTTtctattaatttatttaattcttaatttctaaatataaaataaaaactttataaaGGGGACAactatttttctattggttatgTTTTTTTTGTGGGTCCATTTAAGCAAGTAGCTTCATGGAGCTACTAGCTTGAAATTATTCGAGCAAAGCTAATCTATATGTACAACTCCAATGGTTGAGCTACTAGCTTacaatttcttaaaattacaagCAAGTCTTTTTTcccaaccattggagatgctctaaccGAGAATTGAAACGCACAACACACCTCATGCAAAAACAAGGACATCAAATGGCATGTGGACATGTGGAAAAAAGAGAAATGTATAAATATGTTTTGTTCTAAAAATGAATATAATTTAAATTTTACATATTAAAAATGAATAATAATTACATCAATATCCATGAAATTTCATGATACAAATAGAAGCCACATTTGCTATATTTTCGAACTcgttttaattttatttattttctcaataaatctataaaatataattaaaaggctactctaaaatgactaataaatgccacgtagacaaagccacgtacgatccaaaaatgccacgtaaatgccacgtaaatgtgagcatcaaaactcattgtcacgtaattgtcttattttatagatttaattcatttttctataaattaatttacttaatctaacccttacaaatttatatcaaaatttcataatttataatcaatattgacatttcaattgaatttttgtaataaaaacatgttaataaatgtcataatttataactaaaattgacactttaattgaaattttggtaatgaaacatgataataaattaaaacttttcatattacttaacatgcacccaccatttttatcaacactttttcctatttaattaattttttaactaaacattataataaattgattaaaactctgcATAATAtttaacacccaccaaattaattaaaatttcttcatatctaattaatttttgtaatataatatgttaataaattgattatttttctttatactacttaatacccataattttcattaacatttttcccTATTTAATTTACCTCTTGAGTTGCtcagcaatcaattatctaatttaataataccacacaataaattaaaatatgggagtcTATGGTTGTGTGATAGCTATAAAATCTATAATAACTATGATAGTTTCTATTcacaatatttatttaaaatatattgctcatttgcccatgagtttctaagttgtggattgtattttatggtttaatttatttatttgattataaagagtatattgagtattattattgagtattgttgttgttgagtccaataaaatatattttaatttgttgtgTTATTGGTATTATAAATCCTttaatttatatttaaattcatgttttatatttggtttaatttcaattatttacatgtgacaatgttgattcgtttgtgaagtttttgccatgttgatgttttactttttggtcaatatattttttatatgaattttaaagcatcatgaaatgtatgtgaatgcagataagacaaaacatcacgtgggtaatttgaagagggaagaaatacaaaaggcacgaaactgagATAAAATCTAtttatacaatataattaaaaggctacttaaaatatttaattttaattcatatggcatttttatagaggttaatactaattcatctatattaattacttaattacttatttttatacaatattataaaaaggcaaaactatgtattaaaaagttaattatctccaaaatcgtcacatgcttataagtaccaattttttttaaaaaactagTAGTTGCAATCActaaaaaactaatataaactctttattttcctctcattaatttagttatttatctacctatttatttaactttattccataagatAATTAAAAAGCAAGCAATACTATCTACCATTATTATTCTGCATGTCATGTTTGAATTTCGGAAGATAATTTTTAAACAATTCTCATGCAAAGTAGATAttgtaaataataataataataataataataataataataataataataataataataataataataataataataataataataataataataataataataataataataataataataataataataataataataataataataataataataataataataataataaaagcaaAACTTATACGTTTCATTTCTCCttactctttatttatgtttatattaaatttcataataatgaaaacaatgatgctcaaaactcaaaagtcatgaaccttgattcatatttatacttatattaaatttgataataatgaaaaaatatataaatctaattaaaaggcaagtcaaactatctaccataatctatatgtcatatttaattaaaaacgataatatcttaaaccactcttgtataaagtagattttgtaaaaaaaaaaatattataattattagtaatcaagcaaaccttatacattccatttctcattactccttatttatgtttatattaaatttcataataatgaaaaaattgatgctcaaaactcaaaagtcatgaaccttgattcatatttatacttatattaaatttgataataatgaaaaaatgatgctcaaaagtcataaacgcatcctcaattgtttatatatttttgttggaaagcaaaatttataaaccaaaattTTTCTCATCCCTATTGTTAGTAGAACTAAATGTGTCACTAATCTTCATATGGTTCTATTCCAATTAAGGTAAATGTATTAAAGTTTtagattattaactaatttatttctttattagtGCAAGTTCCATTGGTATGAAGTTTTGATCACATTTTTCAACTTCATCGTatgtatttgttttgttctcatttagggtctACCAAGATTTGTGGTGTTGACCTATTCAAAGGTTAACATACTTTTCTTTCTCTATTTAAGAGGAAATttaagttaataacgataatattgtataaaataAATTCCACTGTTTTGTTGGTTAATTCGCACTAATTACTGAGTTACTTTTTTATAGGGACGAttcattggagaaagaagactatatgaagaagtaaaatattaggattgcttaaagaactatatattaaaaatTAAGTGTAACattgacgacatcaacgtgaatgaGTAATAgtgttttagttttttttttttcaactgtattttttattttggtatttgttgattttttttcatcattttacctttgaaaaaatagtactctttaatttatcgactttgatctttatgttaacatgtcAATGCCC
Protein-coding sequences here:
- the LOC141616877 gene encoding uncharacterized protein LOC141616877, which encodes MRKVKEKLDGYFRIQVDSMGRSGGLAMLWRKDVDCILMSAYVHHMDFTVRNTEGDWRITGFYGWPAVSDRHLSWELLRLLSNEFQLPWVCMGDFNEILYSTEMKGGSRPQWKMNNFRDAIDECGLRDVSWEGYIFRSTMGKLFYLAREWSDHAPIKLVLNRRDNGGRGARPRNFKFEQIWVGAEGCSEAVDRGVERGRGSLVRVLEECARELRAWKGTNINCIGKNIGRKLKQVGKLNEGPRTAENVHKRKKLMAEIANMRRQEEQFWRQRSCALWLKDGDKNTKIFHTRASERKRKNHISKLVDDNGL
- the LOC141616876 gene encoding uncharacterized protein LOC141616876 — protein: MAKAYDMVEWLFLEHVLSTMGSFIKFVMTSCRVEYLHVVRICPNAPPISHLLFADDSIFFMKATLEEARTVQSILNRYESASGQLVNLETTTISFSKGVPRQKRSNLATRLGIVEVEEQERYLGLPTVVGRSKKVITNILRDKLSKRLSG